One stretch of Algiphilus sp. DNA includes these proteins:
- a CDS encoding TetR/AcrR family transcriptional regulator: MVHQSAPPVRKSGDQDHILANAARLFRRKGFEKVSLKEIAEACDMLPGSLYYRYHTKEALLVALMRRGVEVVTEEVEGAFASSNDPAEQLRLCINAHLRALVTDSDTVYVLLFEWRALRPEAREEIVALRDQYESFWTDIIETMIKQGVIQKNIDGRLLRLIGLGALNWVATWFDPNGEYALDAVGDLVWRVIMDGVIDNRLRA; the protein is encoded by the coding sequence ATGGTTCACCAATCGGCCCCGCCTGTGCGGAAGTCGGGCGATCAGGACCACATTCTGGCCAACGCGGCGCGGCTCTTTCGCCGGAAAGGATTCGAAAAGGTCTCACTCAAGGAGATCGCCGAAGCCTGCGACATGCTTCCCGGAAGCTTGTACTATCGCTACCACACCAAGGAGGCACTTCTTGTTGCGCTGATGCGCCGGGGAGTCGAGGTGGTCACGGAAGAGGTCGAAGGGGCGTTCGCCAGCTCGAACGACCCGGCGGAACAGCTGCGCCTTTGCATCAATGCGCACCTGCGCGCCCTGGTGACCGATTCGGATACGGTTTACGTGCTGCTGTTCGAGTGGCGCGCACTGAGGCCGGAGGCGCGCGAGGAAATCGTTGCCCTGCGCGACCAGTACGAGTCCTTCTGGACCGATATCATCGAGACCATGATCAAGCAGGGCGTGATCCAGAAGAATATCGACGGTCGCTTGCTACGCCTGATCGGCCTTGGTGCGCTCAACTGGGTCGCGACCTGGTTCGACCCCAATGGCGAATACGCGCTCGATGC